The following coding sequences are from one Seonamhaeicola sp. ML3 window:
- a CDS encoding four-carbon acid sugar kinase family protein, with amino-acid sequence MHISLSSILANLPEVEHSDYRSLNNRLFKDLNKACIVIDDDPTGNQTVYGIPLLTSWSVEALVTELKDSPVFFILTNSRSLSVEETSKVYKEIAENIYQASKIVGKDYSTISRSDSTLRGHFPLEPATLKNGLGLNNAITVFIPVMFEGKRVTLNDTHYIEDEDVLTPVNETPFAQDHSFGYTNANLKAYIEEKTKGAVKASEVNSFSLSDIRESSTDKLAEDILELPANGYCIFNSINYSDLDKVTNALLKAEKQGKQIIYRTSSSFVPSYIGLEPKGLLDSKDLVASPISHGGLTIVGSYVKKSSEQLQEALQLFDATTTLEIDVEQVLGKASQNYLKGVIDQIDSNLESGKDTIVFTSRKLVTGDDTASTINIAATISNALVSIVNGLYVRPKYLIAKGGITSHDLAIKGLEMTRSKVIGQIQPGIPVWKMDTETKFPNLPYIVFPGNVGTTKTLKDVITKLM; translated from the coding sequence ATGCATATATCTTTATCCAGTATTTTGGCAAATTTGCCAGAGGTTGAACATTCAGATTACAGAAGCTTAAACAATAGGCTTTTTAAAGATTTGAATAAAGCCTGTATTGTAATTGATGATGACCCTACGGGAAATCAAACGGTATATGGTATTCCTTTGCTAACAAGCTGGAGCGTTGAGGCTTTAGTGACGGAACTAAAGGACTCCCCGGTTTTTTTTATACTGACTAACTCCAGAAGTTTAAGTGTTGAGGAAACTTCTAAAGTATATAAGGAAATAGCAGAGAATATCTATCAGGCTTCAAAAATTGTAGGTAAAGATTATTCTACTATTAGCCGAAGTGACTCTACCTTAAGAGGTCATTTCCCTTTAGAGCCTGCTACTTTAAAAAATGGTCTTGGCTTAAATAATGCCATTACAGTTTTTATTCCTGTAATGTTTGAAGGTAAGCGCGTAACATTGAATGATACCCATTATATTGAGGATGAAGATGTTCTGACTCCTGTTAATGAAACGCCTTTTGCTCAAGACCACTCTTTTGGATATACCAATGCTAACCTTAAAGCTTATATTGAGGAAAAAACAAAAGGCGCTGTTAAAGCATCAGAGGTAAATTCTTTTTCTCTCAGCGATATTAGAGAAAGCAGTACTGATAAACTCGCGGAAGATATTTTAGAGCTACCAGCCAATGGTTACTGTATTTTCAATAGTATCAATTATTCAGATTTAGATAAAGTCACTAACGCCCTTTTAAAAGCTGAAAAACAAGGTAAACAAATAATATATAGAACATCGAGTTCTTTTGTACCATCCTATATTGGTTTGGAACCAAAAGGACTTTTAGATTCCAAAGATTTAGTAGCATCACCTATTTCTCATGGTGGATTAACTATTGTGGGGTCTTATGTAAAAAAATCTTCAGAACAACTTCAAGAGGCATTACAATTATTTGATGCCACCACCACACTTGAAATTGATGTTGAACAAGTTTTGGGAAAAGCATCCCAAAACTATTTAAAAGGTGTTATTGACCAAATTGATTCTAATCTCGAATCTGGAAAAGACACTATAGTATTCACTAGTAGAAAACTAGTTACAGGAGATGATACAGCTTCAACAATTAACATTGCGGCTACGATTTCAAATGCTTTGGTATCTATTGTTAATGGGCTATATGTTAGGCCTAAATACTTGATAGCCAAAGGCGGTATTACATCCCATGACTTAGCAATTAAAGGTTTAGAGATGACCCGTTCTAAAGTCATCGGACAAATACAACCAGGTATTCCCGTTTGGAAAATGGATACCGAAACTAAATTTCCTAATTTGCCTTACATTGTTTTTCCTGGCAACGTAGGAACTACCAAAACACTAAAAGACGTAATAACTAAATTAATGTAA
- a CDS encoding MFS transporter, which translates to MNQRIPSKRYGFFLGTFLITLLLYVDRVCISSAKESIGTDLNLTDIEMGWVLSAFALGYALFQVPGGSLGDKYGVRKVMTSIMVLWSIFTALTGAAWNYISMLFFRFIFGAGEAGAFPNISRAAFSWVPTKERGIFQGINFSGSRLGAAFALPLVAYLIDAWGWRNIFYFFGAIGIIFAVLFFTLFRNKPEEHKALSDVEKEFIVKNRQQEVEKEGGNLPMKTVLTSKNVILAMIQYIGSNFIFFFTLTWLFPYIKAKYGLSLVTTGFYAMLPLLGGAVGNWVSGFMVDSIYKKGKWKQSRQYPATIGFVFVVIGIISSLYMDTALGAVLCLTVAIFGADMTLSPSWSFCMDIGEENSGKVSGMMNMAGNLGAFTTALAFPYLREWTGTDAPFFYIAAALGVVAIFCWSFMNPNKKLNDDI; encoded by the coding sequence ATGAACCAACGCATCCCCTCAAAAAGATACGGTTTCTTTTTAGGAACTTTTTTAATTACCCTCTTGCTATATGTAGATAGGGTTTGTATATCTTCTGCCAAAGAATCTATTGGAACAGATTTAAACCTTACAGATATAGAAATGGGTTGGGTACTCAGTGCTTTTGCGTTAGGTTACGCCTTGTTTCAAGTGCCTGGCGGGTCTTTAGGTGATAAGTATGGTGTTAGAAAAGTAATGACCTCTATCATGGTGTTGTGGTCTATATTTACAGCTCTAACTGGTGCAGCTTGGAATTATATATCAATGTTGTTTTTCAGATTTATTTTTGGTGCCGGTGAGGCCGGTGCTTTTCCAAACATTTCTAGGGCCGCTTTTTCTTGGGTGCCAACCAAAGAGCGCGGTATTTTTCAGGGTATAAACTTTTCGGGGTCAAGATTAGGTGCTGCTTTTGCATTGCCATTAGTAGCTTATTTAATAGATGCTTGGGGTTGGAGAAACATATTTTATTTCTTCGGTGCTATAGGGATTATATTCGCTGTGTTGTTTTTTACACTTTTTAGAAATAAACCAGAAGAACACAAGGCATTATCTGATGTTGAGAAAGAATTTATTGTAAAAAATCGTCAGCAAGAAGTTGAGAAAGAAGGTGGAAACCTGCCTATGAAAACGGTTTTAACTTCCAAGAACGTTATATTGGCCATGATTCAGTATATAGGCAGTAATTTTATTTTCTTTTTCACGCTTACATGGTTGTTCCCTTACATAAAGGCTAAATATGGACTAAGTTTGGTTACTACAGGATTCTATGCCATGTTGCCTCTGTTGGGAGGTGCTGTAGGTAATTGGGTATCTGGATTTATGGTAGATAGTATATACAAAAAAGGAAAATGGAAACAATCGAGACAATATCCAGCAACGATAGGGTTTGTTTTCGTGGTAATTGGCATTATTTCGAGTTTATATATGGATACGGCTTTAGGTGCTGTATTATGTTTAACAGTAGCTATTTTTGGAGCCGATATGACGCTAAGTCCTTCCTGGTCTTTTTGTATGGACATTGGTGAGGAAAATTCCGGGAAAGTATCTGGAATGATGAATATGGCTGGTAATCTAGGCGCTTTTACTACAGCTTTAGCGTTTCCGTATTTACGTGAGTGGACAGGTACAGATGCCCCATTTTTTTACATAGCAGCAGCATTAGGTGTGGTTGCTATATTCTGTTGGTCTTTTATGAATCCGAATAAAAAGTTGAACGATGACATCTAA
- a CDS encoding Gfo/Idh/MocA family protein — protein MTSKLKGVAIGAGYFSKFQYEAWTRIPEVEITALCNSNLERAKGIMEPYGVKNHYTDYREMILKEKPDFVDIITPPETHFEMCKFAADNGVHIICQKPLAPTYEESKKIVDYVASKGVRFVVHENFRFQPWHREIKKLIEQDEIGNLFSLNFRSRMGDGWGEDAYLARQPYFRDYKKLLIYETGVHFIDTFRCHAGEVTSAYAILKRLNPVIKGEDSGLMVLNFENNAHAIWDANRYNENNFKKSRYTFGEYLIDGSQGSIRLYSDGTITVQKLGEPEKKHDYTHNDIGFAGDCCYIFQRDFIDKLNSGMTFETSGENYLLTLQAQEAVYKSAEINAPVVI, from the coding sequence ATGACATCTAAATTAAAAGGCGTTGCCATTGGGGCAGGTTATTTTAGTAAATTTCAATATGAAGCCTGGACACGAATTCCAGAAGTTGAAATTACAGCACTTTGTAATTCTAATTTGGAACGTGCCAAAGGAATCATGGAACCCTATGGTGTGAAAAATCATTATACAGATTACAGGGAAATGATTCTTAAGGAAAAGCCCGATTTTGTTGATATTATTACACCTCCAGAAACACACTTTGAGATGTGTAAATTTGCGGCGGATAACGGCGTACACATTATTTGTCAAAAACCTTTAGCGCCCACCTACGAAGAGTCCAAGAAAATTGTAGATTATGTAGCTTCTAAAGGGGTGCGTTTTGTAGTGCATGAAAATTTTAGATTTCAACCTTGGCATAGGGAAATAAAAAAACTTATAGAACAAGATGAAATAGGTAACTTATTCAGCCTTAATTTTAGGTCTAGAATGGGCGATGGTTGGGGAGAAGATGCCTATTTAGCCAGACAACCTTACTTTAGGGATTATAAAAAACTACTCATCTACGAAACAGGAGTTCATTTTATAGACACATTCCGTTGTCATGCAGGGGAAGTTACAAGTGCCTATGCCATTCTAAAGCGTTTAAATCCGGTGATAAAAGGTGAAGACTCTGGATTGATGGTTTTAAATTTTGAAAATAATGCCCATGCCATTTGGGATGCTAATAGATACAACGAAAATAATTTTAAAAAGTCGCGCTATACTTTTGGTGAATATCTAATAGATGGTTCTCAAGGTTCTATAAGATTGTATTCAGATGGTACTATAACGGTTCAAAAGTTAGGAGAACCTGAAAAGAAGCATGATTATACTCATAATGATATTGGCTTTGCAGGAGATTGTTGCTATATTTTTCAAAGAGATTTTATAGATAAGCTGAATTCTGGCATGACCTTTGAAACCAGTGGAGAGAACTATTTATTGACTTTACAGGCTCAAGAAGCGGTTTATAAATCTGCTGAGATTAATGCACCTGTTGTCATATAA
- a CDS encoding outer membrane beta-barrel family protein yields MQFYNNLCDKFQKRIQLLIYLSFILFSIVGLSQEKSISITGKVIESSTNQPIAFATVLIVDPSTSENINGTTTMDDGAFKLNSNISKFHIQFSFIGYKTKTLKDFEIKQGKVQLGTIFLEEDLEQLGEVIVEAEVSKTQFKLDKRIFNIGKDLSSTGASALEVLNNVPSVNVNIEGDISLRGSEGVQILINGKPSIIASDSGNALGTITADMMERVEVITNPSAKYDAEGTSGIINIILKKEERKGLNGSASLNIGTPINQSFGLSLNRRTEKFNLFSQLGVGYRKLPNDRNTINRDLTNNSTLTSEGTEFRNEKYYNIVLGTDYHINENNVITLSGNFAYEIEEQPSETRFNFIDDSENSNWRRTEETEATNPKYQYELQYKKDFEDHKDHMLIFSALGRFFGKEQSSDFNDETLSGTNRDAVQKTRTDFKEANHTFKFDYTKPYNEKFTLETGTQYVLNNVSNDFEVQDLINGVFVIDSNQTNVFEFIQNVLGVYGTIAYEGDKWGIKVGLRIENTDLETLLKNTNESNNQNYSNLFPSFHSSYKFSDNYSLQLGYSRRVYRPRLWDLNPFFNIRNNFNIRTGNPELRPEFTDSYELTNIYSLGKATFNFGVYYRYTTDAIERRISTFENNVNTFKPLNIGTTNATGIEFNGKYPVNKWLIFNGDFNYNLFNRQGDFNGTAIDFNANQWTGRLTSKIKLPAEIDFEVTGNYQSGTETVQGRVAENWFTDLGLRKKILKGKGVLNLSIRDVFASRVRESETIQETFYLFNKSQRGRFITFGFSYGFGKGEAMEYSGQRRRR; encoded by the coding sequence TTGCAGTTTTACAATAATTTGTGTGATAAATTTCAGAAAAGAATTCAACTGTTAATTTATCTTTCCTTTATTCTTTTTTCTATTGTTGGCCTTAGTCAAGAAAAAAGTATTAGCATTACAGGAAAGGTTATAGAATCTTCAACAAATCAACCCATTGCTTTTGCAACAGTTTTAATTGTTGACCCAAGTACTTCTGAAAATATAAACGGTACAACAACAATGGACGATGGTGCTTTTAAATTAAACTCCAATATATCGAAATTCCATATTCAATTTAGCTTTATAGGCTATAAAACAAAAACCTTAAAAGATTTTGAAATAAAGCAGGGAAAAGTCCAATTAGGAACCATTTTTTTAGAAGAAGATTTAGAACAATTGGGTGAAGTTATCGTTGAAGCTGAAGTTTCTAAAACCCAATTTAAACTAGATAAGCGTATTTTTAATATTGGTAAAGATTTAAGCAGTACTGGCGCTAGCGCATTAGAGGTCTTAAACAATGTCCCTTCTGTAAATGTAAATATTGAAGGCGATATTAGTTTGCGTGGTAGTGAAGGTGTACAGATACTAATAAATGGCAAACCGTCTATTATTGCCAGCGACAGTGGCAATGCTCTTGGCACAATAACCGCAGATATGATGGAACGTGTTGAAGTTATTACCAATCCGTCGGCAAAATACGATGCGGAAGGTACCTCTGGTATCATAAACATTATTCTTAAAAAAGAGGAACGCAAAGGTCTCAATGGTTCAGCTAGTTTAAATATTGGCACACCGATAAATCAGAGTTTCGGATTAAGCCTTAACCGTAGAACTGAAAAATTTAATCTTTTCAGTCAATTGGGCGTAGGCTACAGAAAGCTACCCAATGATAGAAATACCATAAATAGGGATTTGACAAACAATTCTACCTTAACTTCTGAAGGTACAGAATTTAGAAATGAGAAATATTATAACATCGTTTTGGGTACAGACTATCACATTAACGAGAATAACGTGATTACCCTTTCTGGAAATTTTGCTTATGAAATTGAGGAACAGCCTTCTGAAACCCGTTTTAACTTCATTGACGATTCTGAAAACTCAAATTGGAGAAGAACTGAAGAGACAGAAGCAACCAATCCTAAATATCAGTATGAACTACAGTACAAAAAAGATTTTGAAGACCATAAAGACCACATGCTTATTTTTAGTGCTTTAGGCCGGTTTTTTGGAAAAGAACAATCCTCAGATTTCAATGATGAAACTTTATCTGGGACAAACCGGGACGCCGTACAAAAAACACGAACAGATTTTAAGGAAGCTAATCACACCTTTAAGTTTGACTATACTAAACCTTACAACGAAAAATTCACTTTAGAAACTGGCACCCAATATGTACTTAATAATGTTAGTAACGACTTTGAAGTACAAGATTTAATAAATGGTGTTTTTGTAATAGACTCCAACCAAACCAATGTCTTTGAATTTATTCAGAATGTACTTGGTGTTTATGGTACCATAGCATATGAAGGAGACAAATGGGGAATTAAAGTTGGCTTGAGAATAGAAAATACCGATTTGGAAACCCTGCTTAAAAATACGAATGAAAGCAATAATCAAAACTACTCCAATCTATTTCCCAGTTTTCATTCTTCTTACAAGTTTAGCGACAATTATTCGTTACAACTCGGGTATTCAAGGCGTGTTTACAGACCCCGACTTTGGGATTTAAATCCATTTTTCAATATTCGGAATAATTTTAATATTAGAACAGGTAATCCTGAGTTACGTCCAGAGTTTACAGACTCCTACGAATTAACTAATATTTACAGTTTAGGCAAAGCGACCTTTAATTTTGGGGTTTATTACAGATATACCACCGATGCTATAGAAAGACGTATATCAACTTTTGAAAATAATGTAAATACGTTTAAGCCATTAAACATTGGCACAACGAATGCTACGGGGATAGAATTCAACGGAAAATACCCCGTTAATAAATGGCTGATCTTTAATGGTGATTTTAACTATAATCTCTTTAACAGACAAGGTGATTTTAACGGAACTGCCATTGACTTTAATGCTAACCAATGGACCGGAAGGTTAACCTCTAAAATTAAACTACCAGCAGAGATAGACTTTGAGGTAACAGGCAATTATCAGTCTGGCACAGAAACCGTACAGGGAAGAGTTGCGGAAAATTGGTTTACCGACTTAGGTTTAAGAAAAAAAATATTAAAGGGTAAGGGCGTTCTCAATCTAAGTATTCGCGATGTTTTCGCTTCTAGAGTTCGCGAATCTGAAACCATTCAAGAGACCTTTTATCTTTTTAACAAAAGCCAAAGAGGGCGTTTTATAACCTTTGGATTTAGTTACGGTTTTGGAAAAGGAGAAGCTATGGAATATTCTGGTCAGCGCCGTCGTCGCTAA
- a CDS encoding thioredoxin family protein has translation MTTIHSFSQILEPVKWKTSTKEVAENEYILITTATIDEGWHLYSQHVPDGGPIPTTFNYSNAEKLGETKEPKGYTVNDPIFEMEITYFGDKAQFEQKVKVESGTRIVNATVDFMVCDDSRCLPPTTVNLTYQIPEKKAATKIEKPSKLKIDLSDEPTIGILEPIKWNTSVERISETEYDLIINAAIEKDWHLYSQYTAEGGSLPILIEKDTETTDYELVGKAIESDTIKKYNDVFEVYETYFDNSTTLKQRIILNNKEVTQVALRLTGQVCKSVCLQVDERFVFSLEGEDISETTNVVNEQNPTTNNTLYGMEPGDVTLIENDLKTSKSLWTIFGLGFLGGLLALLTPCVFPMIPLTVSFFTKTGGTSKGSGIGKAVLYGVFILLVYLLLSVPFHLLDSVNEDILNEISTNIWLNIIFFAVFVFFAFSFFGYYELTLPESWTSKTTKGENVGGIVGVFFMALTLAIVSFSCTGPILGSLLAGSLSSDGGAWQLTAGMAGFGVSLGLPFALFAMFPNMMNALPKSGGWLNTTKVVLGFLELALAFKFLSNADLVAHWGILKIEAFLGIWILCFGGLALYLFGKVKFPHDSPIKKLSFFRISTGVLIAAFTIYLISGFRVNKETNTFTSLTLLSGLAPPVGYSWLLPSTTTNNLKTFKDLKAGIAYAKEVNKPIMLDFTGYACVNCRKMEEHVWPKQEIDYHLKNDYVVVSLYVDDKKELPKAEQLEVNRVNGGTRLLKNYGHKWANFQTQFFRSNSQPYYVLLTPDGTQMLGKPVGYTPDDKEYAQFLKSGLAAFKTISQK, from the coding sequence TTGACAACAATACACAGTTTTTCACAAATTTTAGAACCAGTAAAATGGAAAACTTCTACAAAAGAGGTTGCTGAAAATGAGTATATACTTATTACCACGGCTACCATAGATGAAGGTTGGCACTTATACTCCCAACATGTACCAGATGGTGGACCAATACCCACAACCTTTAATTATTCTAATGCCGAAAAGTTAGGAGAAACTAAAGAGCCCAAAGGTTATACAGTCAATGATCCCATTTTTGAAATGGAGATTACGTACTTTGGAGATAAAGCGCAGTTTGAACAAAAGGTTAAAGTTGAAAGCGGTACAAGGATTGTAAACGCAACAGTTGATTTTATGGTTTGTGACGATTCTAGATGTTTGCCACCAACCACTGTTAACCTCACTTATCAAATACCCGAGAAAAAGGCCGCTACTAAAATAGAAAAACCTAGTAAGTTAAAAATAGACCTAAGTGATGAGCCAACCATTGGTATTCTTGAGCCCATAAAATGGAATACTTCTGTAGAAAGAATTTCTGAAACAGAATACGATTTAATTATAAATGCAGCAATTGAAAAAGATTGGCATTTATATTCTCAGTATACCGCAGAAGGCGGTTCATTGCCTATACTTATCGAAAAAGATACTGAAACTACAGATTACGAGTTAGTTGGGAAAGCCATAGAGAGTGATACAATTAAGAAATACAATGATGTTTTTGAAGTTTATGAAACCTATTTTGATAATTCAACAACCTTAAAGCAGCGTATTATATTAAATAACAAGGAGGTAACTCAAGTAGCATTACGACTAACTGGACAAGTATGTAAAAGTGTTTGTTTACAGGTAGATGAGCGTTTTGTTTTTTCTCTAGAAGGTGAAGATATCTCTGAAACAACTAATGTTGTAAATGAGCAAAACCCAACTACAAACAACACGCTTTATGGTATGGAGCCTGGAGATGTCACGCTTATAGAAAACGATTTAAAAACTTCTAAATCACTTTGGACGATTTTTGGGCTAGGTTTTTTAGGTGGCTTATTAGCGTTACTTACACCTTGTGTGTTCCCTATGATACCACTAACCGTAAGTTTCTTTACAAAAACAGGTGGAACAAGCAAAGGGTCTGGAATAGGAAAGGCTGTACTTTACGGTGTTTTTATTTTGTTGGTGTATTTACTTTTAAGTGTGCCGTTTCATTTGTTAGATTCTGTTAATGAAGACATTCTTAATGAGATTTCTACAAACATATGGTTGAACATCATATTCTTTGCTGTTTTCGTGTTTTTTGCCTTTTCATTTTTTGGATATTATGAACTAACATTACCCGAAAGTTGGACCAGCAAAACAACAAAAGGGGAAAACGTAGGCGGTATAGTTGGTGTTTTCTTTATGGCCTTAACTTTAGCCATAGTTTCATTTTCATGTACTGGGCCTATATTGGGTTCTTTATTGGCGGGCTCTTTATCGTCTGATGGTGGTGCTTGGCAGCTAACAGCTGGTATGGCGGGGTTTGGTGTTTCTTTAGGATTGCCATTTGCACTATTTGCCATGTTCCCAAATATGATGAATGCCTTACCTAAGTCTGGTGGATGGTTAAATACAACCAAAGTAGTACTAGGCTTTTTAGAGCTCGCATTGGCATTTAAGTTTTTGTCTAATGCCGATTTGGTAGCGCATTGGGGCATATTAAAAATTGAAGCGTTTTTAGGAATCTGGATTTTATGTTTTGGGGGATTAGCATTATATCTTTTCGGAAAAGTAAAATTCCCTCACGATTCCCCCATAAAAAAGTTATCGTTCTTTAGAATTTCAACGGGAGTATTAATAGCAGCTTTTACTATTTATTTGATTTCTGGATTTCGAGTAAACAAAGAAACAAATACGTTTACATCTTTAACCTTGTTGAGTGGTCTAGCACCTCCTGTAGGATACAGTTGGTTGTTACCAAGTACAACAACGAACAATCTTAAAACGTTCAAAGATTTAAAAGCGGGTATAGCTTATGCTAAAGAAGTCAATAAACCCATAATGCTTGACTTTACAGGCTATGCTTGTGTAAATTGTAGAAAAATGGAAGAGCATGTTTGGCCCAAGCAAGAGATAGATTATCATTTAAAAAATGATTATGTGGTGGTTTCACTTTATGTTGATGATAAAAAAGAATTACCCAAAGCTGAACAGCTTGAAGTTAACAGGGTAAATGGAGGAACAAGACTGCTAAAAAATTATGGTCATAAATGGGCCAATTTTCAAACGCAGTTCTTTAGGTCTAATTCGCAACCTTATTATGTGCTTTTAACTCCAGATGGAACCCAAATGTTAGGAAAACCAGTAGGTTATACTCCCGATGATAAGGAGTATGCTCAGTTTTTAAAATCTGGTTTAGCAGCTTTTAAAACTATTTCACAAAAATAG
- a CDS encoding glutaminyl-peptide cyclotransferase codes for MPLLKYLLIIFLSVFVISCGSNITEKKKDFKIKTNTKKGNISNTEVLNLSLLNKKNHKTDSVVYTLDAKKIGESTKLSDFKLGKQTVEASIYIEGESLSVTTPITILNNTPPKLYHYKILNEYPHDITSYTQGLEFHNGFLYESTGQYKESKLRKVDYKTGEVLINVDLGENYFGEGLTILNDKVFQLTWRENQGFVYDVNTLEKLSSFRYGNSKEGWGLCNYNGKIYKSDGTEKVWILNPETLVEEDYIQVCTNKGMITQINEMELIDGKIYANRYQKNGVAIINPENGAVLGVVDFTPLKALVTQHPTLDVLNGIAYNPETKTIFVTGKRWDKLFEIEITE; via the coding sequence ATGCCTCTACTCAAGTATCTCCTAATCATATTTTTAAGTGTATTTGTAATTTCTTGTGGTTCTAATATTACTGAGAAAAAAAAGGATTTTAAGATAAAAACCAATACTAAAAAAGGGAATATTTCTAACACTGAAGTGCTTAACCTATCTCTTCTAAATAAAAAAAATCATAAAACAGATTCTGTTGTTTATACCTTAGATGCAAAAAAAATTGGAGAAAGCACCAAGCTAAGTGATTTTAAACTGGGTAAGCAAACCGTTGAAGCTTCAATTTATATAGAGGGAGAATCGTTAAGTGTAACTACGCCCATAACTATTTTAAATAATACGCCTCCAAAACTTTATCATTACAAGATTCTTAATGAATACCCTCATGATATCACTTCCTACACGCAAGGTTTAGAATTTCACAATGGCTTTTTATATGAGAGCACCGGGCAATACAAAGAATCCAAACTCAGAAAAGTAGATTACAAGACCGGTGAAGTTCTTATAAATGTAGATTTAGGTGAGAACTACTTTGGCGAGGGTTTGACTATTTTAAATGACAAGGTTTTTCAATTAACATGGAGAGAAAATCAAGGTTTTGTTTATGATGTAAATACCCTTGAAAAACTAAGTAGTTTTAGATACGGCAACAGTAAAGAAGGTTGGGGCCTGTGTAACTACAACGGCAAAATTTATAAGAGTGATGGTACAGAAAAAGTATGGATTTTAAATCCTGAAACTTTAGTAGAAGAAGACTATATCCAGGTTTGTACCAATAAAGGAATGATTACCCAAATTAACGAAATGGAATTGATAGATGGAAAAATCTATGCAAACAGATATCAAAAAAATGGTGTGGCTATTATAAATCCAGAGAATGGTGCCGTACTTGGAGTTGTTGATTTTACACCACTAAAAGCACTCGTAACCCAACACCCTACCTTAGATGTGTTGAACGGCATCGCCTATAACCCTGAAACCAAAACCATATTTGTTACGGGTAAACGATGGGATAAACTTTTCGAAATTGAAATTACAGAATAG
- a CDS encoding SDR family oxidoreductase: MSKVVLITGGSSGIGKSIGEYLADRDYKVYGTSRNPDKYLDSKFPILALDVKDSLTINSTVAKVIENEGRLDVLINNAGAGITGPIEEIPEEEIKNNFETNFFGPINVIKAVLPQMRKQGDGLIINVTSIAGYMGLPYRGVYSASKGALELITEAFRMELKDFNIKMTNIAPGDFATNIAAGRYHAPLLDDSPYKTPYSNTLDLMNTHVDSGSDPNLMAKEVYKIINNPNPKIHYKVGEFMQKFSIVLKRILPDKVYEKLLMNHYKI; the protein is encoded by the coding sequence ATGTCTAAAGTTGTTTTGATAACCGGAGGCTCCTCTGGAATTGGTAAATCTATTGGAGAATATTTAGCCGATAGAGATTATAAGGTTTACGGTACTAGCAGGAATCCAGATAAATATTTAGATAGTAAATTCCCTATCTTGGCTCTAGATGTTAAGGATTCGCTAACCATAAACAGTACAGTAGCAAAGGTTATTGAAAATGAAGGGCGATTAGATGTTTTAATTAACAATGCCGGAGCAGGCATTACAGGACCCATTGAGGAAATTCCTGAAGAAGAAATAAAGAATAATTTCGAAACTAATTTTTTTGGCCCCATAAATGTTATTAAAGCAGTATTGCCCCAAATGCGTAAACAAGGCGATGGTTTGATAATCAATGTCACATCTATTGCTGGTTATATGGGACTTCCATATAGAGGTGTTTATAGTGCTAGTAAAGGCGCTTTAGAATTGATTACCGAAGCCTTTAGAATGGAGCTTAAAGATTTTAATATTAAAATGACCAATATAGCCCCTGGTGATTTTGCGACCAACATTGCTGCGGGTAGGTATCACGCCCCTTTATTAGATGATTCTCCTTATAAGACACCTTATAGCAATACATTGGATTTAATGAATACCCATGTAGATTCTGGAAGTGACCCAAATTTAATGGCAAAGGAAGTTTATAAAATCATCAACAATCCTAATCCCAAAATACATTATAAAGTAGGGGAGTTTATGCAGAAATTCTCAATAGTTTTAAAACGAATTCTGCCAGATAAGGTCTATGAAAAGCTACTCATGAACCACTACAAAATCTAG